In Dermacentor variabilis isolate Ectoservices chromosome 7, ASM5094787v1, whole genome shotgun sequence, a genomic segment contains:
- the LOC142588825 gene encoding uncharacterized protein LOC142588825 translates to MCGPAAAVEHERRASAAAIEAASSSRRRPSYVMAQQPQNAVVTEETNGQDFACNADVSFEEESRMPIVRLVHHGPRAYVEMIDREAHSNRHSTSPPTPMVVSRSPSPLSRTSSPFSRPPTPIARPSSPKFRAMSPMQVARLSSYRAAAAGNVGSPMSPRFPQPALDVRYTGHKRSRSGSWPFPRSASSSRPQSGTALLKIVEDCMLCAKKSKMLDEQRAALAASPNDLQRRGEVTDFVASASPASRAGSSATAAIVAAAASAAGIHLEANGNEIEPCLDCLEEFVRRRRVEKGEAGITSVERLYESKGKAVQFQRASSPLASSERKEVGREFRA, encoded by the exons ATGTGCGGCCCGGCGGCTGCCGTTGAACACGAGCGACGAGCGAGCGCGGCAGCCATCGAAGCGGCATCTTCGTCACGTCGGAGGCCGTCGTACGTCATGGCACAGCAACCGCAG AACGCTGTGGTGACTGAAGAGACCAACGGGCAGGACTTCGCGTGTAACGCCGACGTTTCCTTCGAGGAAGAAAGCCGGATGCCGATCGTTCGCCTTGTTCACCATGGGCCGAGGGCGTACGTGGAAATGATCGACCGCGAGGCCCATTCCAACAGGCACTCGACGTCGCCGCCGACGCCTATGGTGGTGAGCCGTTCGCCGTCACCACTAAGCCGGACGTCTTCTCCGTTCAGTCGTCCCCCGACGCCCATTGCTCGCCCTTCGTCTCCGAAATTCAGAGCCATGTCACCAATGCAGGTGGCCAGGCTGTCCTCGTACAGGGCGGCTGCTGCCGG CAACGTTGGAAGTCCGATGTCACCGCGGTTCCCGCAGCCTGCGCTGGACGTCCGGTACACCGGCCACAAGCGGAGCCGTTCGGGTTCGTGGCCCTTCCCGAGGTCGGCGTCGTCGTCAAGGCCCCAATCGGGCACAGCGCTGCTCAAGATCGTCGAGGACTGCATGCTATGTGCCAAGAAGAGCAAGATGCTCGACGAACAGCGCGCAGCTCTTGCCGCGAGTCCCAACGACCTGCAG AGACGTGGGGAGGTCACCGACTTTGTGGCTTCCGCGTCTCCGGCGTCCCGGGCCGGATCGTCGGCGACAGCCGCCATCGTGGCCGCAGCCGCGTCGGCCGCCGGTATTCACCTGGAAGCCAACGGCAACGAAATCGAACCCTGCCTGGACTGCCTGGAGGAGTTTGTGCGCCGCAGGAGAGTCGAGAAAGGCGAAGCTGGGATCACTTCTGTGGAGCGGCTGTACGAATCGAAGGGGAAAGCGGTGCAGTTCCAGCGCGCCTCGTCGCCCCTGGCTTCCTCCGAGAGGAAGGAGGTAGGACGGGAATTTAGGGCCTGA